From the Paramormyrops kingsleyae isolate MSU_618 chromosome 7, PKINGS_0.4, whole genome shotgun sequence genome, one window contains:
- the acads gene encoding short-chain specific acyl-CoA dehydrogenase, mitochondrial encodes MTSGIFPKMAALFTARRVLCGAVRPGTRRLSQLADLPEVHQMLRQTCRDFADRELAPIAGRLDKEHRFPAEQVRGLGKLGVMAVEVPESLGGAGLDYLAYSLAVEELSRGCASTGVIVSVNNSLYLGPVLKFGSEEQKKEWITPFTTGEKVGCFALSEPGNGSDAGAASTTARLAGDEWVLNGTKAWITNCCDASATVVFATTDKNLKHKGISAFLIPMPHPGLSLGKKEDKLGIRASSTANIILEDCRIPRAYLLGEPGMGFKIAMQTLDSGRIGIAAQALGIGQAALDCAADYAQKRVAFGAPIAKMQAIQFKLADMALALESARLLTWRAAILRDAKKPFSKEAAMAKLAASEAATFISHQAIQVLGGMGYVTDMPAERHYRDARITEIYEGTSEIQRLVIANHVLKEYQV; translated from the exons ATGACGTCAGGCATATTTCCCAAAATGGCAGCGCTCTTCACAGCACGGAGAG TCCTCTGTGGAGCAGTGCGGCCGGGGACACGCCGTCTCTCTCAGCTGGCAGATCTGCCAGAAGTCCATCAGATGCTGAGGCAGACATGCCGGGACTTTGCGGACCGGGAGCTGGCTCCCATCGCTGGAAGGCTGGACAAGGAGCACAGATTCCCAGCCGAGCAG GTGCGAGGTCTGGGGAAGCTGGGCGTCATGGCGGTGGAGGTGCCGGAGAGCCTAGGGGGCGCCGGGCTGGACTACCTGGCCTATAGTCTGGCTGTGGAGGAGCTGAGCAGGGGCTGCGCCTCCACAGGAGTCATCGTCAGCGTCAACAAC TCTCTTTACCTGGGTCCTGTGTTGAAGTTTGGCTCAGAAGAGCAGAAGAAAGAGTGGATTACTCCATTCACCACAGGAGAAAAAGTGGGCTGCTTTGCTTTGAGTGAGCCAG GGAATGGCAGTGACGCAGGGGCAGCCTCCACCACAGCCCGGCTGGCGGGGGACGAGTGGGTCCTAAACGGCACCAAGGCCTGGATCACTAACTGCTGCGATGCCTCAGCCACTGTCGTTTTTGCCACCACTGACAAAAACCTCAAACATAAG GGCATCAGTGCTTTCCTGATACCCATGCCCCACCCTGGACTGTCTTTGGGCAAGAAGGAGGACAAGCTGGGCATTCGTGCTTCGTCCACCGCTAACATCATTCTGGAGGACTGCCGAATACCCAGGGCTTATCTGCTGGGAGAGCCGGGAATGGGCTTCAAGATCGCAATG CAAACCTTGGACAGCGGGCGGATTGGCATCGCCGCCCAGGCTCTGGGCATCGGCCAGGCAGCACTGGACTGCGCCGCTGACTACGCTCAGAAGAGGGTGGCTTTCGGGGCGCCCATCGCGAAGATGCAGGCCATACAG TTCAAGCTGGCTGACATGGCGTTGGCGCTAGAGAGCGCTCGGCTGCTCACCTGGAGGGCGGCCATCCTGAGAGACGCCAAGAAGCCCTTCTCCAAG GAAGCAGCCATGGCCAAACTGGCAGCATCAGAGGCTGCTACTTTCATCTCCCACCAG GCCATCCAGGTGCTGGGGGGGATGGGGTACGTGACAGACATGCCTGCAGAGAGGCACTACCGCGATGCTCGCATCACAGAGATCTACGAGGGGACGAGCGAGATCCAAAGACTGGTCATAGCCAACCATGTGCTGAAGGAGTATCAGGTCTAA